In a genomic window of Melopsittacus undulatus isolate bMelUnd1 chromosome 1, bMelUnd1.mat.Z, whole genome shotgun sequence:
- the SKIDA1 gene encoding SKI/DACH domain-containing protein 1, with protein sequence MGDLKSGFEEVDGVRLGYLIIKGKQMFALSQVFTDLLKNIPRTTVHKRMDHLKVKKHHCDLEELRKLKAINSIAFHAAKCTLISREDVEALYTSCKTERVLKTKRRKISRALSATDLRPELAPTDPFSGFWKENKLWLGLRDPPRPLLPVRRKALRPGDTALLPASHLPHIFSKYTGHSYPEIARAPCKPPVNYETTPPAGSCAPLRARPPPSAAPRLPAASPPPLPARCRRRRLLHGAAAAAAAAAAAALGPSGGARRTLAAPRPCRPRGGPRLPLLRGFGPTPPAFPESGSSDSESSCCSGRAAHDSDCGSSLSSSSEGSSEEEDEDEEDEEGSGATDSSEGSSEEEEEEEEEEEEEEDSTSDSDSSSVSSQVSVQSIRFRRTSFCSPPGVVHANFLYHLAAATAPRPPAPAEPGGLPALRGSPGGVKPELPEEWGRPGWAPAAPALRCSGGLGSCFSEIRDDRVSEITFPHSEFSNNAKSTDLTINCVAKGASSPSPKTNNAFPQQRILREARKCLQATTTHRADNNTIAARFLNNDSSSAAANSEKDSKIPHCIEFATDLPSLQTAPEEDAASPGAAAAAAAAAELQCTDTGNKALPFLHSIKIKIEDSSANDEYEPDLTTHKLKCECNDTKDELYGVTEGNNQDALLTAKEDSACTEKETTSLNLLTQSQVLSCTLGTPKPEDGEYKFGARVRKNYRTLVLGKRPVLQTPPVKPNLKSARSPRPTGKPETHEGTLDDFTVNNRRKRVASNVASAVKRPFNFMANFPCPPSLIIGNDGDLLPAYSLNTTKDSQPPHKAHPVWKWQLGGSAIPLPPSHKFRKFN encoded by the coding sequence ATGGGAGACCTGAAGTCGGGTTTTGAAGAGGTGGATGGCGTGAGGCTCGGCTACCTCATCattaaaggaaagcaaatgtttgCACTCTCCCAGGTTTTTACAGACCTGCTCAAAAACATCCCGCGAACTACCGTGCACAAGCGAATGGatcatttaaaagtaaaaaagcatCACTGCGACCTGGAGGAGTTGAGGAAACTCAAAGCCATCAACTCCATCGCTTTCCACGCCGCCAAATGCACCCTGATCTCCAGAGAGGACGTGGAAGCCCTGTACACATCCTGCAAAACCGAACGGGTCCTTAAGACGAAACGGAGGAAAATCAGCCGTGCGCTGTCAGCCACCGACCTCCGGCCGGAGCTCGCACCCACCGACCCCTTCTCCGGCTTCTGGAAGGAGAACAAACTTTGGCTGGGCCTGCGGGACCCTCCCCGGCCCCTGCTGCCCGTTAGGAGGAAAGCTTTGCGTCCGGGGGACACAGCCTTGCTACCGGCCTCTCATCTACCTCACATTTTTAGTAAATACACTGGCCACAGCTACCCAGAAATCGCTCGGGCGCCTTGCAAACCCCCCGTAAACTATGAAACAACGCCGCCGGCGGGCAGCTGCGCGCCCCTCCGCGCCCGCCCCCCGCCCTCCGCCGCGCCGCGGCTCCCGGCCGCCAGCCCCCCGCCCCTGCCcgcccgctgccgccgccgccgcctcctccacggggcggccgccgccgccgccgccgctgccgcagCCGCGCTGGGTCCCTCCGGCGGCGCCCGCCGGACCCTGGCCGCGCCGCGGCCCTGCCGGCCTCGCGGCGGCCCGCGGCTGCCGCTGCTCCGCGGCTTCGGGCCGACGCCGCCCGCCTTCCCCGAGAGCGGCAGCAGCGACTCGGAGTCCAGCTGCTGCTCCGGCCGCGCCGCGCACGACTCGGACTGCGGCTCCAGCCTCTCCAGCTCCAGCGAGGGCAGCTCGGAGGAGGAGGACGAGGACGAGGAGGACGAGGAGGGCAGCGGCGCCACGGACTCCAGCGAGGGCAGctcggaggaggaggaggaggaagaggaggaggaagaggaggaggaggacagcaCCTCGGACTCCGACTCCAGCTCGGTCTCCAGCCAGGTCTCTGTGCAGAGCATCCGCTTCAGGCGCACCAGCTTCTGCAGCCCGCCCGGCGTGGTCCACGCCAACTTCTTGTACCATCTGGCGGCCGCCACCGCCCCTCGGCCCCCGGCCCCGGCGGAGCCCGGCGGGCTGCCCGCCCTCCGTGGCTCTCCCGGCGGAGTCAAGCCGGAGCTGCCGGAGGAGTGGGGCCGGCCCGGCTGGGCTCCCGCCGCCCCGGCGCTGCGCTGCTCCGGCGGCCTGGGGAGCTGCTTCTCGGAGATAAGAGATGATAGGGTATCCGAGATCACATTCCCACACTCTGAATTTTCCAATAATGCCAAGAGTACTGACCTAACAATTAACTGTGTTGCAAAGGGGGCCTCTTCACCTAGCCCAAAGACAAACAATGCATTTCCACAACAAAGAATACTCAGAGAGGCAAGGAAATGCCTTCAAGCAACTACTACACACCGTGCAGATAACAATACAATAGCTGCTAGGTTCTTAAATAATGATTCTTCATCAGCGGCAGCAAATTCAGAGAAAGATTCCAAAATCCCTCATTGTATTGAATTTGCCACGGATTTGCCCTCTTTACAAACGGCTCCTGAGGAGGATGCTGCTTctccaggggcagcagcagcagcagcagccgcagctGAGCTCCAGTGCACTGATACAGGCAATAAGGCATTGCCATTCCTGCACAGCATTAAAATCAAAATAGAGGACAGCAGTGCGAACGACGAGTATGAGCCCGATCTTACAACACATAAGCTAAAGTGTGAGTGCAATGATACTAAGGATGAGTTGTACGGTGTGACTGAGGGTAATAACCAGGACGCTTTATTAACAGCCAAGGAAGATTCTGCATGCACTGAGAAAGAAACCACTTCCTTAAACCTGCTGACTCAGAGTCAGGTCCTCTCATGCACTTTAGGTACTCCAAAACCTGAGGATGGGGAGTATAAATTTGGAGCAAGGGTGAGAAAAAATTACAGGACACTGGTTTTGGGAAAGCGACCTGTACTGCAGACTCCTCCAGTCAAACCAAATCTGAAATCAGCTCGAAGCCCACGTCCTACAGGTAAACCTGAGACACATGAAGGAACACTGGATGATTTTACAGTTAACAATAGACGCAAAAGGGTAGCCAGCAATGTAGCATCAGCAGTGAAAAGGCCATTTAATTTCATGGCAAATTTTCCCTGTCCACCATCACTAATTATTGGCAATGATGGGGATTTGTTGCCAGCTTATTCCTTAAACACCACTAAGGATTCCCAACCACCTCACAAGGCCCATCCTGTATGGAAATGGCAGCTGGGCGGTTCTGCAATACCTCTTCCACCTAGCCACAAATTCAGgaaatttaattaa